The following nucleotide sequence is from Nitratidesulfovibrio termitidis HI1.
GGAACAGGTCGAAGATGCGTTCCAGGTCGCGGCTGATGGTCGGGTCGTTCTTGCGGGCGTAGGTGGCCAGCATCAGGTTTTCCATCACCGACAGGTTGCCGAAGATGTGCCGCCCTTCGGGCACCAGCGCGATGTGCAGCTTGCTGACCACGTCGTGCGGTTCCACGTTCAGCAGCGACTTGCCCTTGAACAGGATGTCGCCGCCGCTGACCTTGGGCGCCTCCGGCGGGGGCAGGCGCATGATGGACTTCAGCGTGGTCGATTTGCCCGCGCCGTTGGCCCCGATGAGGGTGACGATCTCCCCTTCGTTCACATGGAACGAAAGGCCGTGCAACGCCTCGATATTGCCGTACTTTACGTAGAGATTCTCGATGGAGAGCAGCATCAGATCGTATCGTCTCCCAGGTATGCCTTGATGACGACCGGGTTGGACTGGATTTCCTCCGGCGTCCCTTCGGCAATGGTGCTACCGAAATCGATGACCTTGATCCATTCGCACAGGCTCATGACCACCTTCATCTGGTGTTCGATCATCCAGATGGCGATGTCGAACTCGTCGTGAATCCAGCGGATGAGCTTGATCAGCCCGTCCACGTCCGCCGAGTTCAGCCCCGCCGCCGGTTCGTCCAGCAGCAGCAGCTTCGGCTTGATGGACATGGCCCGGGCAATCTCCACCCGGCGCTGCAACCCGTAGGGCAGGTTGCGGGGCAGTTCGTGCGCGGCGTCCTTCAGGTCCATGGCCTCCAGCATTTCCCAGGCGATGGCGTCGATGTTGCCCTCGCTCCTGGTAAAGCGGCCGGTACGCAGAAAGGCGTCCCAGATGGTATAGCCTAGGCGGTGGTGCTGGGCGATGCGGATGTTGTCGAGCACGCTCATCTCGTGCCACAGCCGGATGTTCTGGAAGGTGCGGGCAATGCCCCGCGCCGTCACCTGGTGTGGTCGCAAGCCCGCCGTGGGCTTGCCGTCGAAGATGATCTGCCCTTCGGTGGGCTGGTAGAACCCGGATATCAGGTTGAATACCGTGGTCTTGCCAGCGCCGTTGGGACCGATGAGCGCGATGAGCTTGCGCTCTTCCAGCGATATGTTGAAGTCGGAAACGGCCTGCAACCCGCCGAAGCGTTGCGTCACGCCTTTCATTTCAAGCAGCGGCATGTCCTCGTTCCCCTATTTGAACGTGTAGAAGCGGCGCAGCTTCGGGAAGACGCCCGAAAGCTCGCGGTTGCCCATGATGCCTTCGGGCCGGAACTGCATGAGCAGGATGAGGATGAGCGGGATGAGCACCCACTTCCACACCTGGCTCAGTTCGTATCCGTCGGGCAGCATGTGCACGGCGTGCAGGGCCGCATCGATGCCGGGAATGATGAAGCGCAGCGATTCGAGCAGCAGCGTGAACAGGATGGCCGCCATGACCGAACCGGACAGCGAGGCCATGCCGCCAAGGTAGACCATGACCAGGCCTTCCGTGGACTTCAGGATGTTGAAGGCCTGCGGGTTCACGTAGCCGTACACGTGGGCGTACAGCGCCCCGGCAACCCCGGCGAGGCCGGACGAGACCATGAAGGCCACCAGCTTCACGTGGTTGGTGTCCACGCTCATGATCTCGGCGGCCACCTCGTCCTGACACACGGCGGAAATGCCCTTGCCATAGGTGGAATTGACCAGGCGGCGCAGGATCCACACCGAGAACAGCGTGCCCAGAATCACCCAGATGAACATCCAGGGAATGTCCACCAGGTCGCGCATGCCGTTGATGACCCGCTTCATGCCGTGAAAGCCGCGCGGCCCGCCGATGATGTCCAGGTTCTCGATGACCGAGATGACGATGTAGTTGGCTGCGATGGTGATGATGGCCAGATAGTCGCCGCGCGTGCGGAACGAAGGCAGCGCCACCAGCAGGCCGAACACGGCGGAGATCAACCCCGCCGCCACCAGCACCAGCGGGAACAGCATGGGGGCCAGTTCCGGCGGCAGCAGCGCATCGCCCACCATCTTGTTGGAAGTGAACAGCACCACCGACAGCACGGAAGAGGCATAGGCCCCCACGCACATGAACCCGGCGTGCCCGCAGGAGAACTCGCCCATGTAGCCGTTCACGACGTTGAGGCTGCTGGCGAAGATGATGTTGATGCCCATGAACATGAGCACCGTCTGGGTGTATTGATCTATGAGATTGAACTGCGCCAGCAGCACAAGGCCAAGGCACAGCGCCGCCAGTGCGACGTTGAGGGTGTATTTCTGCATGCTCGGATATCCTCTGGCGTGCGTCGCGGGTTAGATCTTGGTGGTCTTTGCCACGCCGAAGAGCCCGGTGGGCCGTTGCCACAGGATCATCAGCAGGATGGTGAAGGCGAACAGGTCCCTGAAAGTAGAGGGCAGGAACGCCGCCACCATGATCTCGATGAACGCCAGCAGAAAACCGCCGATGAACGCCCCGCGAATGTCGCCGATGCCGCCCACCACCGCCGCGATGAAGGCCTTCCAGCCCACCATGGCGCCCATGTAGGGGTCGAGGATGGGGTAGGACATGGCAAAAAGCAGCCCGGCAAGGCCCGCAAAGCCCGACCCCAGCACGAAGGTGAACACGATGATCGAATCCAGCGGAATGCCCATCAGCGGCAGCGCAAACTTGTCCCACGCCACCGCGCGCATGGCCATGCCGATGCGGGTGCGCGTGACGATGAATTGCAGCAGGAAGAACACCAGGAAGGCCGCCACGATGACCCACAATTTCAGGTTGGTCACCGACACGGAACCGAAGGTGTATACCACCTTGTCCACCATGTCGGGCAGCTTGCGGCGGCTGGCACCCAGCAGGGCGAGGTTGCCGTTTTCAAGGACAAGGCCGCACATCAGGGCGGTAATGACCACGTACAGCCGGTGCGCGCCCTTGCGCCGCAACGGGCGGTAGGCGATGCGCTCCAGCGTCACGCCCACCCCCGCGGTGAGCAGCATGGTCAGCGGCACGGTCAGCGCCAGCGCGGCCCAGCCGGGCAGGTTGAACACGCCCAGCAGGTCACCCAGCAGCAGCGACGAGACGAAAAATGCAATGTACGCGCCCACCATGAAGATGTCGCCATGGGCGAAGTTGATGAGCAGCAGCACGCCGTACACCAGGGTGTAGCCCAAGGCGATCAGCGCGTAGAAGCTGCCCCACTGCAGCGCGTTGAACAGGTTCTGGATGAAGATTTCCACAGTCCCGAAACCCTCCGTGGAACGGTTCACCCCTTGGCGCACGCCGTACGCGCGTCAGGGGGGCAGAACACGGGCGGCGCGTCGTGCGCGCCGTCCGTGAAAGGTGATTCGTATGTTCCGCTTCACAGGTGCCAGGTTCCGGATGGGAACCCGCGCAGGGCGGCACCAGGGCCGGGCGGCAACCCGGCGCGCCGCATGGGCGGCGCGAGGTGAAAGCGGAAGCCGCAGTGTGCGTGCGGCAGGAAAGGCCCCGCGCGGCCAAGGGGCCGCGCGGGGCATCATGCATTAGTTGGGGCAGACCGATTCGGCGAAGGTGAATTCGCCCTTTTCGCTGATCTTGACGACCACGGCGCACTTGATGGGGTCGCCTTCGGCGTCGAAGCTCATCTTGCCGGTGATGCCGTCAAAGGTCTTGATGTTGGCCATGGCATCGCGGACGGCCTTGCGCATCTTGCGGGTGTCGGAATCAACCTTGCCCACATTCTGAATGGCCTGAAGCACGATACGGGTGGCGTCCCAGGTCAGCGCGGCCACGTCGTCGGGGATGTAGCCGTACTTGTTGTTGTACTTGTCGATGAATTCCTTGGTGGCGCCGGTGGCGCCAGCGGCGGCGTAGTGGGTGGAGAAGAACTGGCCCACGCATTCCTTGCCGCACAGGTCCATCAGCTCGGCAGAACCCCAGGCGTCGGAACCCATGAAGGGACCCTTGTAGCCAAGGTCACGCGCCTGCTTCACGATAAGGGCAACGATGTTGTAGTTTTCAGGCAGGAAGATGAAGTCGGGCTTGGCAGCGATGACCTTGGTCAGCTGGGCCGAGAAGTCCTGGTCCTTGGTGCCGTGCGATTCCATGCCCACCACGGAACCGGCGCCATGCTTCTTTTCCCATTCCGACTTGAAGAACTCGGCAAGGCCCTTCGAGTAGTCGTTGGAAATGTCGAACAGCGCGGCGGCCTTCTTGGCGTTGAACTGCTTGGAGGCGAAGTTCACGACCACGGGAGCCTGGAAGGGATCGAGGAAGGCGGCGCGGAACACCCACGGACGGCCCTTGGTGGTATCCGGGTTGGTGGACCAGGGCGAGATCATCGGGGTTTCGTTGTCGTTGGCAACGCCGCCGGCGGGCACGGCCTGCTTGGACGACTGCGGGCCGACCACGGCCAGGACCTGGTCGCGCTCGATGACCTTCAGCATGGCGTTGACGGCGGATTCGGGCTTGGCTTCGTTGTCCTCGAACACGAATTCGAGCTTGTACTTCTTGCCGCCCACGTCCAGGCCGCCCTTGCCGTTGATTTCTTCGCGCAGCATTTCGGCGGCGAACTTCGCGGCCTCGCCCACCTTGGGGATGTCACCGGTCAGGGGGATGACGAAGCCGAGCTTGATGGTGTCGGCGGCGAACGCCTGGCCCGACAGCACCAGCAGAAGTGCCAGCACGAGCAATACTGTCTTCTTCATCTTTGCCTCCTCGCAGGGAAACTAGGGTTTTTGATAGCGGTTTAGTATCGCAATCGGCCCATGAAGGGAACCGCTTTCTTCAATAATGTCTTTTTTGTAAAAGACAAATCATATAAGCATGTTGCGTTTTAACCATTTTGTCACCCTAATTTCTGCCGTCATACTGGACAGTTAGCTAACCATAAGGCATCATGCACAAGATGCAGCGCCAGCGGGGCAGCATCGCTTCCACGCTCCGCTCATTCCGCTGCTTGGCGTGGTAATCCGGCATGTTCCGGAATTTCGACAGCGTTTTCGCCCCGGCAGTCACCCTGCACCCGCAGGGCGGCGACCGCTTGACACGACAAGATTGTTCATTCAACCCATCCTCGTCATGCACCACCAGAGCGCCCTGCGCTTTCACAAGTTCAGCCCCGGCGGCAACACCACCATCCTCGTCACCGATCCGGTGCCCGCGCCCCTGCGCGCCGCCGTGGCGGCGGAACTGATGGGCGAGCATCACGTGCACGCGGAACAGGTGGGCTTTGTCACGCTGGCGGGCGTGTGCCCGCGCATAGACATGATGGGCGGCGAATTCTGCGGCAACGCGTGCCGCTCGCTGGCCGCGCTGCTGGCGCTGAAACATGTGCTGCACTCCGGTCCCGGCGGGCTCATGTCTGGCGTAATCGCCAGTTCCGGCGTATCCGGCCCCCTGCCGGTGCGGGTGGTGCACACCCCCCATGGCCCGGACGCCGCCGTGCGCATGCCCCTGCCGTCTTCCGGCAGCCCCGGCGCATCCGCTCTCCCGGACACGGCGGAAAAACCGGGCGCGGGCACGGATCGTCCAACCCCGGACGATACGACGTTCCAGTTTGTCCAGCCGCTGGCCGAGGGGCTGAAACTGGTGCGCCTGCCGGGCATCACCCATCTGCTGCTGGACGCCTCCGTGCACCCCTTTCCCGCCGATTGGCAGCCCCAGGCCCGTGCGCTCATTGCCCGCCATGGCCTTGATGACGAACCGGCAGCCGGGTGCATCTGGCACCACGGCCCGCTGGCCACCCCTTCCATCACTCCGGTGGTCCGGGTGCGCGACACGGGCAGCATCCTCCTCGAATCCGCCTGCGGTTCCGGCTCGCTGGCCTATGGCCTGCACCGGGCCGCCATGGCAGATGGCGAAATCGCGCTGGCGGTGCGCCAGCCCAGCGGCGCCGCCATCCGCGTTTCGGTCAACCGCCGCGACGGCCTGACGCCAGAGGCCTGGATAGGCGGCACGGTACGACACGTGGCCAGCGGCACCGCCTACCTGTACGGGGAGCCGCACGCATAGCCCCGGCGACGTGCCCCAGGGCGCCCCAGTCGTGACCCAGTCGTGACCAGTCGTGCCCCAGTCGTGCCAGCCGCACCCGCCCGCCCCGCTCCGCACGGCTTTTCCTGCATCAACGGTGCATTGCCGTGCGTCACCCCCGTGCCCCGATTGACGGCGTCGTAACCTTTCCGTAACAATGCATGCACGGGAACCTCCCGAAATCACGGAAGCTCGCCCCATCGTTTCCGGCACCGCCAGACCGCGCCTGCCGGAGGTACCGCAACCTTCACGGACGCACGGCGTCACTGCGACATATCCATGGCATTTCGCTCGCTTTTCTTCGACCAGCAGGACCACGAGCTGCTGCTCATGGTCAACAAGGTGCTGGAGAAGACCCGCACCCCCAGCCCCTTCGTGCGCAAGCTGTTCGATGCCAGCCTGCACCCGCACGGCATCAAGGAACTTTCCGTCTCGCGCGAACTGCGCGTGGCCTACGCGGTGATCAACCTGCTGGACTCGCTGGAGGCGGGGCTGGCGGAAGACCGCCTGCTGGCCTTGCAGACCCTGCGCGACGAGGTGCTGTACAGCGCGCAGACGGGCCTGCGCCGCAACACGGCGCGCGTGCTCATCCAGATCATGAAGGATCTCGTGCGCGCCCACGGCGACACCTGCCGCCAGCTCAAGCTGGCGCACGACTTCCGCCGCGCCGCATCGGGCAAGCCGCGCATCGTGCGCGCCCTGCTGGCCCAGTACCACCTGCTGGAAATGCCGGAAGAGTGGAACCAACTGGCCTTCGACAACCACGTGCACGACGCCAACACCAAGGGCCGCAAGAACCCCACGCACCTGATCATGGACGCGTGGATCAAGGGCATTCGGCACCTCACGGTGATCTACTACAACTTCGTGGAGTCCGCCGCCGCGCGCGAACTGATGCAGGCCGCCGACATCATGGGGGTTTCCGTCCGCATCGGGGTGGAATTCCGGGTACCCGTGCGCCACAAGTACGCGGAACTCATCTGGGTGCCGCGCGGCTTTTCCGACGCGCAGGGCTTCCTGTCCTTTCTGGCGGAAACGCCCACCCAGCACCTGATGCAGGAAGGCCGCAAGGCCTCGCAGTACCTCGCGGAATATGTGCTGCAGATATTGCGGCGCTACAACGAGCGCCACCGCCGCGCCATCAACGAGGAATTCGGCCTGACCCTGGAACCGCTGCACCGCGACGAGTTCCTGGCCTTCGTGGGCACCGGGCAGCCCTCGCTGCTGCATCTGGCGGAATTCATCCACAAGCGGCTGGTGCCCGCCCTGCAGGGACGCGTCGAGGAACTGCGCGACGAATGGGCCATCGGCACCCAGCCGGATCGCGACGCCATAGAAGCCCTGGTCCGGCGCCTGGACAGCCTGGATGCCGAGACCGTGCACGACCTGTGGCTGGCCCCGGACTGCAACCCGGACATTCCCTCGCCCTTCGTGCCCCACGAAGGGGCCGACGTGCCCGACATTTTGCGCACCCCGCCCCGCGCGCTGCTGGACTGGCTGACCAGCCTGCACAGCGGCTACCGCATCACCCTGAACCTCTCGGAACTTACCGTGGCCGACGTGCTCGAGCTGCTGTGGGACTGCGAGGGGCTGATCACCCACCTCGAACTGTTCAACCTCAAGGACTGGGCGGAAGGCGACGAGGCCCACGTGGCCAACATCCGCGCCATCAACGAACTGCAGCTGGCCATCAACAGCGGCAGCGCCCCCCGGCTGAAGCGGCTTATCCGCGCGCTGATCCGCGACTACGCGGAATCCGGCGTGGAAGACGCCTGCGAACGCTGCGAAAAATTCCGCCGCATCCTGCGCAACATCCCCCGGTTGCAGGCGTTCTACAAGTCGGTGCAGCTGAAATCGCGCATCGGCAGCGATTCCACCAGCCGCTCGCACCGGGTACACGGCATGGGGCTGGTGTTCCGCGAAACCCTGCCCCCGCGCGCCCAGAAGCAGATCGACGACCCGCGCGACACCATGCGCCAGATCATCCCCGTGCACACCGAGGTGTACCTGCGCGAAAGCATGCTGGAACGGCGCACCCCGGTGCTGCCCAGTTCCACGCTGGTCGGCCTGATACGGCGGCTGCCCGGCTGTTCGCGGTTCGGCTTTCGCCGGTCGCGCGAATGGGTGGTGCGCACCGACACCTCGCGCGTCACCCCGCGCGGCAACATCGCCACCCTGGGGGGCTTTGCGCGCAGCGGCGGCAACGGCCTTTCGCTGCACGTGCGCGGCGGAGCGGTGTGCAAGCGCTGGATGGGCATGCGCTACCTGAACACCGGCGTATCCAACGCGCTGAAGGTACTGGCCGGGTTCATTCCCGCCGTGCTCTCGTTCATGCAGACCCAGGACAGCCTGCTCACCGCCATGCTGTGGACCACCATCTGGTTCGGCATCACCGGGGTGCGCAACGTCATCCAGGCCGTGACGGGCGGCGGCGGAGTGAGCCGGTCGCCCCTGCTGCGCTGGAACGACTACGTAAGCTGGAGCCGCATAAGCGATTCGCTGCTGTTCACCGGCATTTCCGTGCCGCTGCTGGAAAACGTCATCCGCGTGCTGCTGCTGGAACAGGGGTTCGGACTGACGGTGAGCAACAACCCTGCCCTGGTCTATGCCGTCATCTCCGCGGCCAACGGGGCCTACATCGCCGCGCACAACATCTACCGGGGGCTGCCCAAGGAGGCGGTGCTCGGCA
It contains:
- a CDS encoding branched-chain amino acid ABC transporter permease, with amino-acid sequence MQKYTLNVALAALCLGLVLLAQFNLIDQYTQTVLMFMGINIIFASSLNVVNGYMGEFSCGHAGFMCVGAYASSVLSVVLFTSNKMVGDALLPPELAPMLFPLVLVAAGLISAVFGLLVALPSFRTRGDYLAIITIAANYIVISVIENLDIIGGPRGFHGMKRVINGMRDLVDIPWMFIWVILGTLFSVWILRRLVNSTYGKGISAVCQDEVAAEIMSVDTNHVKLVAFMVSSGLAGVAGALYAHVYGYVNPQAFNILKSTEGLVMVYLGGMASLSGSVMAAILFTLLLESLRFIIPGIDAALHAVHMLPDGYELSQVWKWVLIPLILILLMQFRPEGIMGNRELSGVFPKLRRFYTFK
- a CDS encoding ABC transporter ATP-binding protein; this encodes MPLLEMKGVTQRFGGLQAVSDFNISLEERKLIALIGPNGAGKTTVFNLISGFYQPTEGQIIFDGKPTAGLRPHQVTARGIARTFQNIRLWHEMSVLDNIRIAQHHRLGYTIWDAFLRTGRFTRSEGNIDAIAWEMLEAMDLKDAAHELPRNLPYGLQRRVEIARAMSIKPKLLLLDEPAAGLNSADVDGLIKLIRWIHDEFDIAIWMIEHQMKVVMSLCEWIKVIDFGSTIAEGTPEEIQSNPVVIKAYLGDDTI
- a CDS encoding ABC transporter substrate-binding protein, with protein sequence MKKTVLLVLALLLVLSGQAFAADTIKLGFVIPLTGDIPKVGEAAKFAAEMLREEINGKGGLDVGGKKYKLEFVFEDNEAKPESAVNAMLKVIERDQVLAVVGPQSSKQAVPAGGVANDNETPMISPWSTNPDTTKGRPWVFRAAFLDPFQAPVVVNFASKQFNAKKAAALFDISNDYSKGLAEFFKSEWEKKHGAGSVVGMESHGTKDQDFSAQLTKVIAAKPDFIFLPENYNIVALIVKQARDLGYKGPFMGSDAWGSAELMDLCGKECVGQFFSTHYAAAGATGATKEFIDKYNNKYGYIPDDVAALTWDATRIVLQAIQNVGKVDSDTRKMRKAVRDAMANIKTFDGITGKMSFDAEGDPIKCAVVVKISEKGEFTFAESVCPN
- a CDS encoding ABC transporter ATP-binding protein yields the protein MLLSIENLYVKYGNIEALHGLSFHVNEGEIVTLIGANGAGKSTTLKSIMRLPPPEAPKVSGGDILFKGKSLLNVEPHDVVSKLHIALVPEGRHIFGNLSVMENLMLATYARKNDPTISRDLERIFDLFPRLAERRTQRSDTLSGGEQQMLAVGRALMTSCEVLLLDEPSMGLAPLLMYEMFRTLKELNREGLTIIVVEQNARLALQVASRGYVLDTGEIVAEGPSDSLLNDPEVKKAYLGG
- a CDS encoding branched-chain amino acid ABC transporter permease; its protein translation is MEIFIQNLFNALQWGSFYALIALGYTLVYGVLLLINFAHGDIFMVGAYIAFFVSSLLLGDLLGVFNLPGWAALALTVPLTMLLTAGVGVTLERIAYRPLRRKGAHRLYVVITALMCGLVLENGNLALLGASRRKLPDMVDKVVYTFGSVSVTNLKLWVIVAAFLVFFLLQFIVTRTRIGMAMRAVAWDKFALPLMGIPLDSIIVFTFVLGSGFAGLAGLLFAMSYPILDPYMGAMVGWKAFIAAVVGGIGDIRGAFIGGFLLAFIEIMVAAFLPSTFRDLFAFTILLMILWQRPTGLFGVAKTTKI
- a CDS encoding diaminopimelate epimerase, whose product is MFIQPILVMHHQSALRFHKFSPGGNTTILVTDPVPAPLRAAVAAELMGEHHVHAEQVGFVTLAGVCPRIDMMGGEFCGNACRSLAALLALKHVLHSGPGGLMSGVIASSGVSGPLPVRVVHTPHGPDAAVRMPLPSSGSPGASALPDTAEKPGAGTDRPTPDDTTFQFVQPLAEGLKLVRLPGITHLLLDASVHPFPADWQPQARALIARHGLDDEPAAGCIWHHGPLATPSITPVVRVRDTGSILLESACGSGSLAYGLHRAAMADGEIALAVRQPSGAAIRVSVNRRDGLTPEAWIGGTVRHVASGTAYLYGEPHA